TAAAGGtattaattttacatttaaaagCTGAATCAAGTATCAGAGTAAAAAACATAAGCACTACACCATtgtatcttgccatgacacacggccaacatcagatacaaaataggaagcaaatcgatccctcatctgcgCTATTTCCACAGTTGTTCTCAAagggtgatcttggtaatcgggcaatgggtttggtatgggttcatcgagttccacgttcagtctctctttggccataatataattgtggagaaccacacaagccttcaccacctcatccactgtctcaattttcagattaatggcggatcctaaaatacgccatttggagaccaggatgccaaaggcgcactccactgttcttctggccctggacagtctgtaattaaaaatacttttggtgtggtccaagccccgactagagtacggtttcaataggttggcacacatttgaaatgcctcatccccaaccacaacaaatggcattgccgggccttcggtgttgggaagaggtcgtggctgggggaaattaaaattgttcccataCAACCTTTGGCCCATATCAGAGTCCTTAAATGTACGTgagtcatttgcacggccaaatgctccaatgtccacagccagaaacctgcagtccgcacttgcaattgccatgagcatggtggaaaaatattttttgtagttgaaaaaaagagatccacttcttgctggctttataatcctaatgtgcttcccatccatagctccaatacagttagggaaagaacacacttgttcaaatatcttggcgttggcctcccatatttctgtagtagggaggggtaaaaattcatcccggagattgtcccacaaagcgcggcatgtgtcggcaataattcccgaaagtgtggagactccaatcctaaattgGAAAAGCaaggatcttaaggtctctccgatagccaggaaactgccaagaggaaaaataaagaaattaaattaaagtacattgtattaataaaaaatatatttaccaTACCCAACcccaaacaaaatttaaaaaaaaagggaagaacatATCACAGTCGTTCAGAGCTacatacgtaccgtagagtcaccaacaGCCGTTCCTCAGCAgaaattgatctccggagctgtgtgtcctgcctggtaatggctccttccaccagacacagcagatagcggaagctgtcttgagacatcctggtatactcaaaatatttttccaggttgccatttagctcgccaaacaagaaatggtaggctccacggctctcctggACTTCAatgatagggtgtagccaaaagcgccgatgactccttctccatttatcccttttcctttgctcgtaataggcaatagcataagcattagccaaggcaaaatccaactccatattcatgtagatactctccatgggacgctccatcatgaTGCTGGAAACACAAGAAAAAtttgaggaattcatctctgccagtgTATATATACCCAATTACcttacacccaccctcttctagccattggtggtctttatctagtgtctagacagtaATTGTGGCCTTTTTTTATTTGCAATTGTTAAACAATGACATCACTTTAGGAAAACTAATGCGtctgaaaacgctgcgtttttaaacaaaATGCAGTTTTCACGCTGCGTTTcacgacgcatgcgttgaacgcttGCATCGCAAAAGTCTGCGTTTTAAATGCgtcttttgtgcgtcgtgcgttgcgtcgacgacgcagcgttcaaagacgcgaatgtgaacgtagccttagcggtctcgcgagactgctaagtcatctgggtaatttcgcaatgcatcctgggaacggaagattgcggcagccgtgcgcgtatcgccggagcttcgatggatcccagggggtgagtatataactattttttattttaaccccttcatgacccagcctattttgaccttaaagaccttgccgttttttgcaattctgaccagtgtccctttatgaggtaataactcaggaacgcttcaacggatcctagcggttctgagattgttttttcatgacatattgggcttcatgttagtggtaaatttaggtcaataaattctgcgtttatttgtgataaaaacggaaatttggcgaaaattttgaaaatttcgcaattttcacattttgaatttttattctgttaaaccagagagttatgttacaaaatagttaataaataacatttcccacatgtatactttacatcagcacaattttggaaacaacattttttttttgctaggaagttataagggttaaaatttgaccagcgatttctcatttttacaacgaaatttacaaaaccattttttttagggaccacctcacatttgaagtcagtttgaggggtctatatggctgaaaatacccaaaagtgacaccattctaaaaactgcacccctcaaggtactcaaaaccacattcaagaagtttattaacccttcaggtgcttcacagcagcagaagcaacatggaaggaaaaaatgaacatttaactttttagtcacaaaaattatcttttagcaacaatttttttattttcccaatggtaaaaggagaaactgaaccacgaaagttgttgtccaatttgtcctgagtacgctgatacctcatatgtgggggtaaaccactgtttgggcgcatggcagggcttggaagggaaggagcgccatttgactttttgaatgaaaaattgactccactctttagcggacaccatgtcgcgtttggagagcccctgtgtgcctaaacattggagctccacaagtgaccccattttggaaactagaccccccaaggaacttatctagatgcctagtgagcactttaaaccctcaggtgcttcacaaattgatctgtaaaaatgaaaaagtacttttttttcacaaaaaaattcttttcgcctcaattttttcattttcacatgggcaataggataaaatggatcataaaatttgttgggcaatttctcccgagtacgccgatacctcatatgtgggggtaaaccactgtttgggcactcggcagggctcggaagggaaggcgcgccatttgactttttgaatggaaaattagctccaattgttagcagacaccatgtcgcgtttggagagcccctgtgtgcctaaacaaatggaaattggaccccaaatgttgtccagtttgtcctgagtacgctgataccccatatgtgggggtaaaccactgtttgggcgcacggcagggctcggaagggaaggcacaccatttggctttttaaatggaaaattagctccaatcattagcggacaccatgtcacgtttggagagcccctgtgtgcctaaacattggagatcccccagaaatgaccccattgtggaaactagacccccaaaggaactaatctagatgtgtggtgaggactttgaacccccaagtgcttcacagaagtttataacgcagagccatgaaaataaaaaaaaatatattttctcaaaaatgatcttttagcctgcaattttttattttcccaagggtaacaggagaaatttgaccccaaaagttgttgtccagtttctcctgagtacgctgataccccatatgtgggggtaaaccactgtttgggcacatgccggggctcggaagtgaagtagtgacattttgaaatgcagactttgatggaatgctctgtgggcgtcacgttgcgtttgcagagcccctgatgtggcttaacagtagaaaccccccacaagtgaccccattttggaaactagaccccgaaaggaacttatctagatgtgtggtgagcactttgaacccccaagtgcttcacagaagtttataatgcagagccgtgaaaataataaatacgttttctttcctcaaaaataattatttagcccagaattttttaattttcccaagggtaacaggagaaatttgacctcaatattttttgtccagtttctcctgagtacggtgataccccatatgtgggggtaaactactgtttgggcacatgccggggctcggaatttaagtagtgacgttttgaaatgcagactttgatggaatgctctgtgggcgtcacgttgcgttaacagtagaaaccccccacaagtgaccccattttggaaactagaccccgaaaggaacttatctagatgtgtggtgagcactttgaacccccaagtgcttcatagaagtttataatgcagagccgtgaaaataataaatacgttttctttcctcaaaaataattatttagcccagaattttttattttcccaagggttacaggagaaattggaccccaaaagttgttgtccagtttctcctgagtacgctgataccccatgtgtggaggtaaaccactgtttgggcacacgtcggggctcagaagggaagtagtgacttttgaaatgcagactttgatggaatggtctgcgggcgtcacattgcgtttgcagagcccctggtgtgcctaaacagtagaaaccccccacaagtgaccccattttagaaactagaccccccaaggaacttatgtagatatgtggtgagcactttgaacccccaagtgcttcacagacgtttacaacgcagagctgtgaaaataaaaaatcatttttctttcctcaaaaatgatgttttagcaagcatttttttattttcacaagggtaacaggagaaattggaccccagtaattgttgcgcagtttatcctgagtatgctggtaccccatatgtgggggtaaaccactgtttgggcacacgtcggggctcggaattgagggagcaccatttgactttttgaatacaagattggctggaatcaatggtggcgccatgttgcgtttggagacccctgatgtgcctaaacagtggtaacccctcaattctacctccaacactaaccccaacacacccctaaccctaatcccaactgtagccataaccctaatcacaaccctaaccacaaccctaattccaaccctaaccctaaggctatgtgcccacgttgcggattcgtgtgagatttttcagcatcatttttgaaaaatccgcgggtaaaaggcactgcgttttacctgcggattttccacggatttccagtgtttttttgtgcggatttcacctgcggattcctattgaggaacaggtgtaaaacgctgcggaatccgcacaaagaattgacatgctgcggaaaatacaacgcagcgtttccgcgcggtattttccttttccgcaccatgggcacagcggatttggttttccataggtttacatggtactgtaaacctgatggaacactgctgcgaatccgcagcggccaatccgctgcggatccgcagccaaatccgcacagtgtgcacatagcctaattctaaaggtatgtacacacgctgcggaaaacgctgcggatccgcagcagtttcccatgagtttgcagttcaatgtaaacctatgggaaacaaaaatcgctgtacacatgctgcggaaaaagtgcacggaaacgcagcggtttacattccgcagcatctcacttctttgtgcggattccgcagcagttttacaactgctcaaatagaaaatcgcagttgtaaaaccgcagtgaaatgcgcagaaaaaacgcggtaaatccgccataaatccgcagcggtttagcactgcggatttatcaaatccgcagcggaaaaatccgcagaggaccagaatacgtgtgcacataccgaaaccctagccctaaccctagccctaaccctagccctacccctaaccctacccctaaccctacccctaaccctatccctaaccctacccctaaccctaaccctagccctaaccctattctaacattagtggggaaaaaaaatctttatttttttattgtccctacctatgggggtgacaaaggggggggggggcggtcatttattattttttttattttgatcactgagatagattatatctcagtgatcaaaatgcactttggaaccggccggcagattcggcgggcgcactgcgcatgcgcccgccattttggaagatggcggcgcccagggagaagacggacggaccccggcaggatcggtaagtatgatggggtggtggggagcacggggggggatcggagcatgggggggtggatcggagcgcgggaggggtggaacggagcacggggggtggaacggagcacgggggggtggaacggagcacgggggggtggaacggagcatggggggtggaacggagcacgggggggtggatcggagtgcagggggggtgattggagcaaagggagggtgattggagcacggggggagcggacaagagcacggggggagcggagcacaggacggaggggagccggagcagtgtaccggacagatcggagggctgggggggcgatcggtggggtggggtgggggcacattagtgtttccagccatggccgatgatattgcagcatcggccatggctggattgtaatatttcaccagttataataggtgaaatattacaaatcgctctgattggcagtttcactttcaacatcagagcgatcgtagccacgtgggggtgaagccaccccccctgggctaaagtaccactccccctgtccctgcagatcgggtgaaatgggagttaaccctttcacccgatctgcagggacgcgatctttccatgacgccacataggcgtcatgggtcggattggcaccgactttcatgacgcctacgtggcgtcatgggtcgggaaggggttaattatttttttaacagggatatggtgcccacactgctgtatactctgtgggctgtgttagatgccgcgtggctgctatatacatgggcagtgttatatactacgtgggctgtgctatatactacctaggcagtgttatatactgcgtggctgctatatactgtgtgggcagtgttatatacttcgtggctgctatatactgcgtgggcagtgttatatactgcgtggctgctatatactgcgtgggctgtgttatatacttcgtggctgctatatactgcgtgggcagtgttatttactgcgtggctgctatatactgcgtgggcagtgttatatactacgtggctctagtggctttgctatttagtttagtgtaggactcgtaagcgtggtgacccttggcgtgggttacgagcttgcgtattttggccaaaacatcAACCAACacctcactatttttgaatattttttgcactatatttttcagggtgcagctaaGCCCAAAAACGTtcagtctcgcatgaggggtgttcgcactgggatgcattgagagtgtactggccagcccgcctaaccgAAAAGTAGGggcatgactaataggctgtgaaccagacactgtgcagtaccattgtgtgaacaacgccctatgtgggcctttattgtgcaattgtatactgggcagtcaccccctccaggagt
The Ranitomeya imitator isolate aRanImi1 chromosome 3, aRanImi1.pri, whole genome shotgun sequence genome window above contains:
- the LOC138671017 gene encoding uncharacterized protein; translation: MSQDSFRYLLCLVEGAITRQDTQLRRSISAEERLLVTLRFLAIGETLRSLLFQFRIGVSTLSGIIADTCRALWDNLRDEFLPLPTTEIWEANAKIFEQVCSFPNCIGAMDGKHIRIIKPARSGSLFFNYKKYFSTMLMAIASADCRFLAVDIGAFGRANDSRTFKDSDMGQRLYGNNFNFPQPRPLPNTEGPAMPFVVVGDEAFQMCANLLKPYSSRGLDHTKSIFNYRLSRARRTVECAFGILVSKWRILGSAINLKIETVDEVVKACVVLHNYIMAKERLNVELDEPIPNPLPDYQDHPLRTTVEIAQMRDRFASYFVSDVGRVSWQDTMV